From Halotia branconii CENA392, the proteins below share one genomic window:
- a CDS encoding acyl-CoA thioesterase: protein MPFTYNRIIRFHDTDAAGVVYFANVLSICHEAYEESLAASGINLKDFFTNASVGFPIVHANVDFLRPMFCGDNLVISLIPQKLSVDKFEITYEVNNTDVLLAKAITRHVCIDVSSRSKQELPDEIIEWLEMNRRDAENAERRKSREVL, encoded by the coding sequence ATGCCTTTTACTTATAATCGCATTATTCGTTTTCATGATACTGATGCTGCTGGGGTAGTTTATTTTGCTAACGTTTTAAGTATCTGTCATGAAGCTTACGAAGAATCTCTAGCAGCATCAGGTATTAATCTCAAAGACTTTTTTACTAATGCATCTGTGGGTTTTCCTATTGTTCATGCTAATGTGGATTTTTTGCGTCCGATGTTTTGCGGTGATAATTTAGTAATTAGCTTAATTCCCCAAAAACTCAGCGTTGATAAGTTTGAAATTACTTACGAAGTTAATAATACTGATGTGTTGCTTGCTAAAGCAATTACTAGACACGTTTGTATTGATGTAAGTAGTAGAAGTAAGCAAGAGTTACCTGATGAGATAATTGAGTGGTTGGAAATGAACCGCAGAGACGCAGAGAACGCGGAGAGAAGAAAGTCAAGAGAGGTTTTGTAG
- a CDS encoding helix-turn-helix domain-containing protein, with protein sequence MINEKPNFVEGVSFLRQLREALNLTREQFAVKIGTTGSTVYRWETGRHPVSFNSRQWKSFHKEVLEPLGINVYDLPDDLGAPYKMSA encoded by the coding sequence ATGATAAACGAAAAACCAAATTTTGTGGAAGGCGTGTCTTTTTTAAGGCAATTACGTGAGGCGTTAAATCTGACCCGTGAGCAGTTTGCGGTAAAAATTGGCACGACAGGAAGCACTGTTTACCGATGGGAAACAGGCAGGCATCCTGTCAGCTTTAACTCGCGACAGTGGAAAAGTTTTCATAAAGAAGTTCTTGAACCACTTGGTATTAACGTTTACGACTTACCCGATGACTTAGGAGCGCCTTACAAAATGAGTGCCTAA
- a CDS encoding tyrosine-type recombinase/integrase, protein MTDDKWISVDKRSNRLVIRFWAKGAGKQFFIATGLKDTKRNREIVRIRRDAIATDIALGRFDDSLVSYQFGHKPAAKPQKPEVTTHYSLGELWELYTDFQSKQLEQTTIKSSYAAIARYIRKLPTQDLTQAVKIRDWLLNNISLYMAWDNLNYYRRCCDWAVNSQLIVSNPFTSLTIEKPKKKSTDTEDYRAFTLEQRNIIIEAFENNPSYSHYADLVKFLFLTGCRPGEAFALTWGDISSDCCLISISKSRNLHGILKGTKNGKKRVFPTSPNSKLQKLLLNRRTEASSQDKIIFPTKLGNKMTSYTLNDIWKGTTSTSSNGKKYFYLGVVSKLVAEGKLPYYLKPYAARHTFATWAISSGISPDKVAKWLGDDIQTVLLHYTHPNVVNASCPDF, encoded by the coding sequence ATGACTGATGACAAATGGATCAGCGTCGATAAACGCAGCAATCGACTAGTCATTCGTTTTTGGGCAAAGGGGGCTGGCAAGCAATTTTTTATAGCAACAGGACTGAAGGATACCAAACGCAACAGAGAGATTGTAAGGATTCGTAGAGATGCGATCGCCACCGATATCGCTCTAGGACGATTTGATGATTCCCTGGTGAGTTATCAATTCGGACATAAGCCAGCCGCGAAACCTCAGAAGCCAGAAGTTACCACTCACTACTCACTCGGTGAATTGTGGGAGTTATACACTGACTTCCAGTCAAAGCAGCTGGAGCAGACAACTATTAAGAGCAGCTACGCGGCGATCGCTCGTTACATCCGCAAACTACCTACCCAAGACTTAACCCAGGCGGTAAAGATTCGTGATTGGTTGCTAAACAACATCTCTCTATATATGGCTTGGGACAACTTAAATTACTACCGTCGTTGCTGTGACTGGGCAGTCAATTCACAGCTAATTGTGTCCAATCCATTTACATCTCTCACAATCGAAAAGCCCAAAAAAAAATCGACTGACACTGAAGATTACCGAGCGTTCACCTTAGAGCAGAGAAATATCATCATTGAGGCTTTTGAAAATAATCCTAGTTATTCTCACTACGCGGACTTGGTGAAATTTCTCTTTCTGACTGGGTGTCGCCCTGGGGAAGCTTTTGCTTTGACTTGGGGCGACATATCGTCGGATTGCTGTCTGATATCCATTTCTAAATCTAGAAACCTACATGGAATCCTGAAAGGGACTAAAAACGGGAAGAAACGAGTTTTTCCTACCTCTCCTAACTCAAAACTTCAAAAGCTGCTTTTGAATAGGAGGACAGAAGCAAGCAGCCAAGACAAAATAATTTTTCCAACGAAGTTGGGCAATAAGATGACCAGCTACACCCTTAACGATATTTGGAAGGGAACAACATCAACCAGCAGCAATGGAAAAAAGTATTTTTACTTGGGAGTGGTGTCCAAGCTGGTAGCAGAAGGAAAGCTGCCTTACTACCTCAAACCTTACGCTGCAAGGCATACATTCGCAACTTGGGCAATTAGTAGCGGTATTAGTCCCGATAAAGTTGCCAAGTGGCTTGGTGACGACATCCAGACAGTTTTGCTTCACTACACTCATCCAAATGTTGTAAACGCCAGCTGTCCAGATTTTTAA
- a CDS encoding ATP-binding protein: MEIKLTPNTAFASGIILAGLSFVLMSSQSAPKDKYSPHRTITAAMCLILASSAAIFATNGEEMDNDQQEQKQIARTKTTEQRIMDMEADLAVVEREHDNEDQIDELEQEFAMLGAAAPLLMQMANISAGIEAGNMAIYNSYGFSGKEDKPALPMAGNDQTSDTILDFYNWDDVEDEASGIIIVGNTGYGKTSVACWLAGHLTKNKPAQMLALDPHASRNPLWKQLEIPVISSFEGIEAQIELLIELLDDRRELPENGDPVIVFADEINSCLINFEQPQQMEIALKRLGAEGRKYDIVFIALNQSPNVEDLPLSAAMRNNYFLLALGAAARSLGDRWRNTDPRKQHLNAVAYPCAVGGCVPTQIAVHPTHADYSKFVKKGNPPKNIQSINKLPLTIPLAEGWGHLYSHFRQERRPQPKTLETVQPFDNRPPTEAQQRLQQIKQLREQGQSPQVIIKMLWNITPNDGERWEYVKGIYLDMCQILEIPPEDPPGAKVSAVDTENNTPSKIVSAQKSNSTATSSGENTLDTYPNFNGLPTENELLQMLQDTTLAPGEFIKRTLKLTKGERYRLGIRAIRYVVRRYGDFQLMEKFQKYL, translated from the coding sequence ATGGAAATAAAATTGACTCCTAACACAGCCTTTGCTAGTGGCATCATCTTGGCCGGATTATCATTTGTCTTAATGTCGTCTCAATCTGCACCCAAAGATAAGTACAGTCCACACCGCACAATCACGGCTGCAATGTGCTTGATACTTGCTTCATCTGCTGCTATTTTCGCCACTAATGGCGAGGAAATGGACAACGATCAACAAGAACAAAAGCAAATAGCCAGAACTAAAACCACCGAACAGCGGATCATGGATATGGAGGCAGATTTAGCTGTTGTGGAAAGGGAACACGACAACGAAGATCAAATTGATGAACTTGAACAAGAGTTCGCCATGCTGGGGGCAGCCGCGCCGCTGTTGATGCAAATGGCGAATATTAGCGCTGGTATCGAAGCTGGGAATATGGCAATTTACAACAGTTATGGGTTCTCTGGTAAAGAAGACAAGCCAGCCTTGCCGATGGCAGGCAACGACCAAACGAGTGATACCATTCTTGATTTCTACAATTGGGATGACGTAGAAGATGAAGCCAGCGGCATCATTATTGTTGGTAACACCGGTTATGGTAAAACGTCCGTTGCTTGTTGGCTGGCCGGACATCTGACCAAGAATAAACCCGCCCAAATGTTGGCGCTTGACCCCCACGCCAGCAGAAATCCACTGTGGAAGCAATTAGAAATCCCTGTAATTAGTAGTTTTGAGGGGATAGAAGCCCAGATAGAGTTATTAATTGAACTTTTGGACGACCGGCGCGAACTTCCTGAAAACGGCGATCCAGTAATTGTATTTGCTGATGAAATTAACTCATGTTTAATCAACTTTGAGCAGCCCCAACAGATGGAAATAGCACTCAAACGTTTGGGTGCTGAAGGGCGAAAATATGACATTGTTTTCATTGCCCTTAACCAAAGTCCTAACGTTGAAGACTTACCTCTGTCTGCGGCCATGCGAAACAACTACTTTCTGTTGGCACTGGGGGCAGCTGCTAGAAGTTTGGGCGATCGCTGGCGAAACACCGATCCTAGAAAGCAACATCTCAATGCTGTTGCTTATCCCTGTGCTGTGGGTGGTTGCGTACCAACTCAAATTGCAGTGCATCCCACCCACGCCGATTACAGTAAGTTTGTTAAAAAAGGCAATCCTCCCAAAAACATCCAGTCTATTAACAAACTTCCTCTGACTATCCCCCTCGCTGAAGGATGGGGACATTTATATTCTCACTTTCGTCAGGAGCGCAGACCGCAACCAAAAACACTAGAAACAGTCCAGCCTTTTGATAATCGTCCACCAACAGAAGCACAACAACGATTACAGCAAATTAAACAGTTAAGAGAACAAGGACAATCGCCCCAAGTGATTATCAAAATGTTGTGGAATATCACCCCCAATGACGGTGAACGCTGGGAGTACGTCAAAGGCATTTACTTGGATATGTGCCAAATACTGGAGATACCACCAGAAGACCCCCCAGGGGCTAAAGTATCAGCCGTAGATACTGAAAACAATACTCCATCAAAAATTGTATCTGCCCAGAAATCAAACAGTACTGCCACTTCAAGCGGTGAGAATACACTAGATACCTATCCAAATTTCAACGGCTTACCCACAGAAAATGAGCTTTTGCAAATGCTGCAAGATACTACCCTCGCCCCAGGCGAGTTTATTAAACGAACACTGAAACTGACCAAGGGAGAACGCTATCGCTTAGGTATAAGAGCAATCCGGTATGTAGTTCGACGCTATGGTGATTTTCAGCTGATGGAGAAGTTTCAAAAATATTTGTAA
- a CDS encoding AAA family ATPase: MVSSFSRLESTFDFSSQDNSLPPQEIEAEEKILGGILSDPSAIGRISEKLEPEHFYISAHKEIYQICLELAKKQQPTDLLTVTSYLTRQGLLERIGGRNKLADLVYRTVSAINIDHHAQLVIDSAFRRQLIKFSSYTRKLGHATEIEVSEAMSLFKENSTSLHELFSFQSKEDRETLEYNKMIEAIRQIELECLDPGKRLFKMSKLSKKLGQSIKDLENIYFKSLIHSENEGLISMQEIIELYGNEIRQWLIHGFLPKGTTVLLHAKGGTGKTRLSYDFFYHLATGTHWQGFPVTKKSRCLVIQTDESPNDMLSALEDRGFTDDMDIRYKTKWTTDHIQHLRQEIEEFRPDIVLIDSLTSVSRHSTFTENDTEYARPILLLRDIAQEFGCTILIIHHSNSNGESRGTKAIFNSVSEVWSLKRDDQNNADGLDRLLTIEKSRSRAPAAYRLRFEPEDKSWTCLGRADEDPASPNATIKDAIVQFLLDNRGTPFEAEEIAHAMGDNLNTVRKLCFQLVQDGIITRLKPKALGRGYSNLYLIGGETSDTSDTPKNQYRITSLNGKTALSAESDKSDPSATNIRDHFFSPVEARVTGESDPIPLKNALINESEISSKKSQILDFEDHLSPEPLPDIEKKVILISDPQSDPEVIQAIDPLRGQTPGSLKKGSDPSPTQAEPPEPQIKGELPLTDVSISLHPGDEVEVIAGQHWGQTLIVSSIDGTGIWLRKSTKGFAPPMANNGQPYQPHQLRKRNCGNE, encoded by the coding sequence ATGGTAAGCTCATTTTCCCGGTTAGAGTCAACTTTTGACTTTAGTTCTCAAGACAATAGTTTACCTCCACAAGAGATAGAAGCCGAAGAAAAGATATTAGGCGGCATCTTGAGTGATCCATCAGCCATAGGAAGAATTTCGGAAAAGTTGGAGCCGGAGCATTTTTACATTTCAGCACACAAAGAAATCTATCAGATTTGTTTAGAACTAGCAAAAAAACAGCAGCCAACAGACTTGTTAACTGTTACTAGCTACCTAACAAGGCAGGGATTACTAGAACGTATTGGCGGTAGAAATAAGCTAGCAGATCTAGTCTATAGAACTGTTAGTGCTATCAACATAGATCACCATGCTCAACTAGTTATTGATTCAGCATTTCGTCGTCAATTAATTAAATTTAGCAGCTACACACGTAAGCTTGGACACGCAACAGAAATAGAAGTTTCTGAAGCAATGTCACTTTTCAAAGAAAACTCAACTTCCCTTCACGAATTGTTCTCGTTTCAGTCAAAAGAAGATCGAGAAACTTTGGAATACAACAAAATGATTGAGGCGATTAGACAGATTGAACTTGAGTGCCTCGACCCTGGGAAGAGACTTTTTAAAATGTCTAAATTGTCTAAAAAGCTTGGTCAATCAATTAAGGATTTAGAAAATATCTACTTTAAATCCTTGATCCACTCAGAGAACGAAGGATTAATCAGTATGCAAGAAATCATAGAACTTTACGGCAATGAGATCCGCCAATGGCTCATACACGGATTTCTACCCAAAGGTACTACGGTACTGCTCCATGCCAAAGGTGGCACGGGCAAGACTCGCCTCAGCTACGACTTTTTCTACCATTTGGCGACAGGCACACACTGGCAAGGATTCCCTGTCACCAAGAAAAGTAGATGTCTAGTGATTCAAACGGACGAGTCGCCTAACGATATGTTGTCTGCTCTAGAAGACCGAGGCTTTACCGACGACATGGACATTCGCTACAAAACCAAATGGACAACAGACCACATCCAGCATCTACGTCAAGAGATTGAAGAGTTCCGGCCTGACATAGTTTTGATTGACTCTTTAACCTCGGTCAGTCGTCACTCGACCTTCACCGAAAATGACACCGAGTACGCTAGACCAATTCTTTTGCTTAGAGATATCGCCCAAGAATTTGGATGCACGATCCTGATTATTCACCACAGCAACAGTAACGGTGAATCCAGAGGAACCAAAGCCATTTTTAACAGCGTGTCTGAGGTGTGGTCACTCAAACGTGACGACCAAAATAACGCCGATGGCTTAGATCGTCTACTGACAATTGAGAAATCTCGCTCACGCGCACCCGCCGCCTATCGTTTGAGATTTGAGCCGGAAGACAAATCATGGACTTGCCTGGGACGAGCAGATGAAGACCCCGCATCACCCAATGCCACCATCAAAGATGCGATCGTGCAGTTCTTGTTGGACAACCGAGGCACACCATTTGAGGCTGAAGAAATTGCCCATGCTATGGGTGACAATTTAAACACTGTTCGCAAATTATGCTTCCAATTGGTTCAAGACGGCATTATCACGCGGTTGAAGCCGAAAGCTTTAGGCAGAGGCTATTCCAACCTTTATTTGATTGGAGGTGAAACATCAGACACCAGTGATACCCCCAAAAATCAGTACAGGATCACTTCTTTGAACGGAAAAACAGCACTTTCAGCCGAAAGTGATAAAAGTGATCCAAGTGCCACCAATATCCGGGATCACTTTTTTTCTCCAGTAGAGGCAAGGGTTACAGGCGAAAGTGATCCGATCCCTCTTAAAAATGCACTAATAAACGAGTCAGAAATTTCCTCGAAAAAATCGCAAATTTTGGATTTTGAGGATCACTTATCGCCAGAACCTTTGCCAGATATAGAAAAAAAAGTGATCCTCATAAGTGATCCTCAAAGTGATCCAGAAGTGATCCAGGCAATAGACCCCCTGAGGGGTCAGACCCCTGGATCACTTAAAAAGGGGTCTGACCCCTCACCCACCCAGGCAGAACCACCAGAACCACAAATAAAAGGTGAATTGCCTCTTACCGATGTATCAATAAGTTTGCATCCTGGCGATGAAGTAGAAGTTATTGCAGGGCAGCACTGGGGGCAAACGCTAATAGTTAGCTCCATCGATGGCACTGGTATTTGGCTAAGGAAATCTACTAAAGGGTTTGCTCCACCTATGGCGAATAACGGGCAACCTTATCAACCACATCAGTTAAGGAAACGAAACTGCGGTAATGAATAG
- a CDS encoding phosphotransferase family protein yields the protein MLLPMSSQNVIQYLQETDLCSSENATSNETELSKSSSKNCNLLVTLADNRKLLVKQERSLKNHQTSHELFNEWLFHQLLQQFPVLGNISAIAPLVLHFDQENSILVRNYFSEYLEIDGFYRHNNIFPSEIATAIGTTLAGLHRATFQRREYRDFMATAPQGEFRYHFYNPVQGIGSISPEIFGTVPTEALKFYILYQNYESLESAIADLAYEWNPCCLTHNDLKLDNILIHSRWNQLDNCLVRLIDWEACAWGDPAFDLGTLLASYLRIWLSSLVVDPTINLEESLDLAMTPLELIQPSLLAFIQAYLNDFPMILEERQNFLVQVIQFTGLALIHQIQETINDQKNFGNSDLCMFQIAKNLLTIPEQSVMSIFGISESEIFSPLAKLHKLPQPEKEQQLVRLYYEKTRLRGC from the coding sequence ATGTTATTACCAATGTCTTCTCAAAACGTCATCCAGTATCTGCAAGAGACAGATTTGTGTAGCTCAGAAAATGCCACATCAAACGAAACTGAGTTGTCAAAAAGTAGCAGTAAGAATTGCAATTTACTGGTGACGTTAGCAGATAATCGTAAGTTGCTGGTTAAACAAGAACGCAGTCTGAAAAATCATCAAACCTCTCACGAGTTATTTAATGAGTGGCTATTTCACCAATTGCTTCAGCAGTTTCCAGTTCTCGGCAATATTTCGGCGATCGCTCCATTAGTGCTACATTTTGATCAGGAAAACTCTATCCTCGTCCGTAACTACTTTAGCGAATATTTAGAAATAGACGGATTTTACCGTCACAATAATATTTTCCCATCAGAGATTGCGACTGCTATTGGTACTACCTTAGCAGGGTTGCATCGTGCGACTTTCCAACGTCGAGAATATCGTGATTTTATGGCAACTGCTCCCCAAGGAGAGTTTCGCTATCATTTTTACAATCCAGTACAAGGTATAGGTTCTATTAGTCCAGAAATTTTTGGTACAGTTCCGACTGAGGCATTAAAATTCTATATTTTATATCAAAATTATGAAAGTTTAGAGTCAGCGATCGCAGATTTGGCTTATGAATGGAATCCTTGTTGCTTGACTCACAACGATCTGAAGTTAGACAATATATTAATTCATTCTCGCTGGAATCAACTAGACAATTGCTTAGTACGACTGATTGACTGGGAAGCTTGTGCTTGGGGAGATCCAGCTTTTGATTTGGGAACTTTACTAGCAAGTTACTTAAGAATTTGGCTTTCTAGCTTAGTAGTAGATCCTACTATTAATTTAGAAGAATCTCTGGATTTGGCAATGACACCATTAGAACTTATTCAACCTTCATTACTAGCTTTCATTCAAGCTTATCTCAATGATTTCCCGATGATTTTAGAGGAACGTCAAAACTTTCTGGTGCAAGTTATCCAGTTTACGGGACTAGCACTAATTCATCAAATTCAAGAAACAATTAATGATCAAAAAAACTTTGGCAATTCTGACCTTTGTATGTTTCAAATCGCTAAAAATCTTCTCACTATACCTGAGCAATCTGTGATGAGTATTTTTGGTATCTCTGAGTCAGAAATTTTTAGTCCTTTGGCGAAACTCCATAAATTACCTCAGCCAGAAAAAGAGCAACAGTTAGTGCGGCTTTATTACGAAAAAACTCGTCTACGGGGTTGTTAA
- a CDS encoding T3SS effector HopA1 family protein, whose product MQNSSTNTLLNPLFDIASNIQIEPNFCIHHPNYQPFALPTKVADRFQQNSPALQHKYLTLLLRNFLYGIYYNGSLQSVLAVNTNTANCLQHHSLENNSVLDIDWEFYQQLHTSNHGRGYFDPSWQVLRQEPDGSMAVTKGGLTLYIEPDCHLKPSSKSAKAGESVAIWMPKNRLQNGCYLAVSNVGQERQCSPDADLGTGRIYFNFTASGAIALMDSLTQQLNADTIPFTFQVLYNPSAYGRYDSGVLYFERHNYPAIRKILQSVYTQHQDDFQSEIPLFTKFLAPGLSLAEEPSQKFAAQETFGMNRCQIVANALLEAWQKGKNAIEEKMKVIDQHFARHLIDLQRPYLNPTSEDIYSPLNK is encoded by the coding sequence ATGCAAAATTCTTCTACCAATACCCTTTTAAATCCTCTCTTTGACATTGCTAGTAATATCCAAATCGAGCCAAACTTCTGTATTCACCATCCTAATTATCAGCCTTTTGCTTTGCCAACGAAAGTAGCAGACAGATTTCAGCAAAATTCTCCCGCTTTACAACATAAATATCTCACTTTATTACTGCGAAATTTCCTCTACGGTATCTATTATAATGGTTCGCTACAAAGTGTTTTGGCGGTTAATACTAATACTGCTAATTGCCTACAACACCATAGCTTAGAAAATAATTCTGTTTTAGACATTGATTGGGAATTTTATCAACAACTGCACACCAGCAATCACGGTAGAGGTTATTTTGATCCTAGTTGGCAAGTGTTGCGCCAGGAACCAGACGGTAGTATGGCTGTGACTAAAGGTGGTTTGACGCTATATATTGAGCCTGATTGTCATCTTAAACCTAGTTCAAAATCGGCTAAGGCTGGCGAATCAGTAGCCATCTGGATGCCCAAAAATCGGCTACAAAATGGCTGTTACTTAGCAGTCAGCAATGTCGGACAAGAAAGACAATGTAGTCCTGACGCTGATTTAGGCACAGGACGCATCTATTTTAATTTCACTGCATCCGGTGCGATCGCGCTTATGGATAGCTTAACGCAGCAGTTAAACGCAGATACAATCCCGTTTACTTTTCAAGTTCTCTACAATCCCTCAGCATACGGACGCTATGACTCAGGGGTACTTTACTTTGAACGTCACAACTACCCAGCAATTCGTAAAATTCTTCAGAGTGTTTACACGCAGCATCAAGACGATTTTCAGTCCGAAATCCCCCTATTCACCAAGTTTTTAGCACCAGGGTTGAGTTTAGCCGAGGAACCAAGCCAAAAATTTGCCGCACAAGAAACTTTTGGCATGAATCGTTGCCAAATTGTAGCGAATGCTTTGTTAGAAGCTTGGCAAAAAGGTAAGAATGCAATCGAAGAAAAGATGAAGGTAATTGATCAACACTTTGCCCGACACTTGATTGACTTGCAGCGCCCCTATCTCAACCCCACTTCTGAGGATATCTATTCGCCTTTAAATAAGTAG